The following coding sequences lie in one Lysobacter capsici genomic window:
- a CDS encoding SDR family oxidoreductase, producing MPNRSLTGKAVVIGGGAKNLGGLISRELAAAGAGAIAVHYNSDATRAAAEETVAAVRAAGADAFAHQGDLTRPGEVAALFDAAKARFGKLDIAINTTGMVIKKPLVEVTEDEYDRMFAVNSKAAFFFIQEAGKQLADDGNICTIVSSLLAAYTPFYAVYPGSKAPIEHFTRAASKEFGERGISVNAVGPGPMDTPFFYPAESKESAAYHATAAALSSRTKSGLTEIADIAPLIKFLVSDGWWITGQTIFANGGYTTR from the coding sequence ATGCCCAACCGTTCCCTCACCGGCAAGGCCGTCGTCATCGGCGGCGGCGCCAAGAACCTCGGCGGCCTGATTTCGCGCGAACTCGCCGCCGCCGGCGCCGGCGCCATCGCCGTGCACTACAACAGCGATGCCACCCGCGCCGCAGCTGAAGAGACCGTCGCCGCGGTGCGCGCGGCCGGCGCCGACGCCTTCGCCCACCAGGGCGACCTGACCCGGCCCGGCGAGGTCGCCGCCCTGTTCGACGCGGCCAAGGCGCGCTTCGGCAAGCTCGACATCGCCATCAACACCACCGGCATGGTGATCAAGAAGCCGCTGGTGGAGGTGACCGAGGACGAGTACGACCGCATGTTCGCGGTCAATTCCAAGGCCGCGTTCTTCTTCATCCAGGAGGCCGGCAAGCAACTCGCCGACGACGGCAACATCTGCACCATCGTCAGCTCGCTGCTCGCCGCGTACACGCCGTTCTATGCGGTCTACCCCGGCAGCAAGGCGCCGATCGAGCACTTCACCCGCGCCGCGTCCAAGGAGTTCGGCGAACGCGGCATCTCGGTCAACGCGGTCGGCCCGGGGCCGATGGACACGCCGTTCTTCTATCCGGCCGAGTCGAAGGAATCGGCTGCCTACCACGCCACCGCCGCGGCGCTGAGCAGCCGCACCAAGAGCGGGTTGACCGAGATCGCCGATATCGCGCCGCTGATCAAGTTCCTGGTCAGCGACGGCTGGTGGATCACCGGCCAGACCATCTTCGCCAACGGCGGCTACACCACCCGTTGA
- a CDS encoding AraC family transcriptional regulator, translating to MSDALSVSPPPAIPVVSGHGRGPRELMRRELTLGDGVQFAFAAESIAQPTQWSVHHDRHTLIVHLDGPMRRLETRIEGVGRLRAPPAAGDLWLIPAGRRYQGEAQGGEIAYAELTIDPARYPGLRDSPAGGTDLAARMKHHDPLVHALAVRLAGLSGESDDLAAMLCDALSQSLCLHLLREHGAGAAPPREPSSPLSAPQRRRVEDYIASHLDQPIRLAALSALTGLSTHRLLIAFRASFGATPIQYVLAQRLQRVCMRLRRGDDDITTIAIGSGFSSHSHLSAVFKRRYGITPSEYRQRG from the coding sequence ATGTCCGACGCGCTGTCAGTTTCTCCGCCGCCGGCGATCCCGGTCGTCTCCGGCCACGGCCGGGGCCCACGCGAGTTGATGCGCCGCGAGCTGACCCTGGGCGACGGCGTGCAGTTCGCCTTCGCCGCCGAAAGCATCGCCCAGCCGACCCAGTGGAGCGTGCATCACGACCGCCACACCCTGATCGTGCATCTCGACGGCCCGATGCGCCGGCTGGAAACCCGCATCGAGGGCGTCGGCCGCCTGCGCGCGCCGCCGGCGGCCGGCGATCTGTGGCTGATTCCGGCCGGTCGGCGTTACCAGGGCGAGGCGCAGGGCGGCGAGATCGCCTACGCCGAACTGACCATCGACCCGGCCCGCTACCCCGGCCTGCGCGACAGCCCGGCCGGCGGCACCGACCTGGCCGCGCGCATGAAACACCACGACCCGCTGGTGCATGCGCTGGCCGTGCGGCTCGCCGGGCTGAGCGGCGAGTCCGACGACCTGGCGGCGATGCTGTGCGACGCGTTGAGCCAGAGCCTGTGCCTGCACCTGTTGCGCGAACACGGCGCCGGCGCCGCACCGCCGCGCGAGCCGTCGTCGCCGTTGAGTGCGCCGCAGCGGCGCCGGGTCGAGGACTACATCGCCTCGCATCTGGACCAGCCCATCCGCCTGGCCGCATTGTCGGCGTTGACCGGCCTGAGCACCCATCGCCTGCTGATCGCGTTTCGCGCCAGCTTCGGCGCGACGCCGATCCAGTACGTGCTCGCGCAGCGCTTGCAACGCGTGTGCATGCGCCTGCGCCGCGGCGACGACGACATCACCACCATCGCGATCGGCAGCGGTTTTTCCAGCCACAGTCATCTGTCGGCGGTGTTCAAGCGGCGCTACGGCATCACCCCGAGCGAATACCGCCAGCGCGGCTGA